ATAAGGGTTGCAATGTGTGCTGATatggtaatattaatttttaaaaagcatATTTatgtcatatttttatattaaatgtatcaataattatattataattgataaataattaattattttttaataggtaTTAATGGACTTATTTTATCAAGATGATTATGCAGAAGGTCCACAAAGTGGTTTAGGTGCAGTTGTTTCTCAAACTTATGAAGAATCTGTTCGGGATCTTATACATGATGAACGTCACTATTTACGTGAACTTCATATGATAATTAAggtaaaatagtttatttactgaaaaaattttaattaaatgaaaaataatattttttcttttttaaataggtatttcgagaagaaattgcaaaattagcACAAGATAAATCTGAAATTGAAATActttttagtaatattatgGATATTTATGAAGTTACTGTAACATTACTTGGTAGTTTAGAAGATATAATGGAAATTacagaagaaaaacaaacacCTACAGTTGGCTCATGTTTTGAAGAATTAGCAGAAGCAGCAGAATTTGatgtttatataaagtatgtaaaagaattaataatataattggtttaaaattactaatgcaaattttaatattagatatgcaaaagatattaatagtCCAGCTTGTCGAGAAGttttaacgaatttattatcgaGACCTGAAGCTAATGCTGCATTAAGAGCAGCAGGACATGGTTTTAAAGAAGCtgtcaaatattatttgccaaaacttttattacaaCCAGTATGGCActgttttttgtattttcattatataaaggtatatcttataaagaataattttatagttatatattattatgtacattattctaataattgaataatattttatattatttaggtATTACAAAAACGTACACCAAATATAGAAGATGGTGAAACATTGGAACAAGTACAAGGTCTTTTAAGTCCACTTCAAATGGAATTATTACAATCTACGGCGAGTCTTCCAAAAAAAGATACAGGTTTACGAATGCAGAGTAGAGCAAGAAGGCAAGCAGCATTAGAAAAAACTAGTGAATTACAAAAAACTGTTGATGGTTGGGATCAAAGAGATGTTGGACAATCTTGTAACGAATTTATACGtggtatgaaaaatatagacataattcttattttttcttatttattgtttcatataaattagtaatagtatattttcattatttggtatattttaattttttatatagaggATATGTTGGGAAAGGTAAGTAATGGAAGAAGACTAACAGAACGAAGAGCGCTTCTTTTCGATGGTTTATTAGTTCTTTGTAAACCAAGTGGTGGTAAAAGGGTTAGCGTTACCGTTGCAGCAGTTGGTGTAGTGGGTCATCCAGCTCACCAAGGTGAGCTGCGcttaaaagaaagattttttattagaaaagtgGATATTATTGATAGAGAGGATACTGAaggtaaataaatcaaaaaaaaattataatcttaatatttttaaaattttaattttatatttaataatgaaatatatataattattttttagaattaaaaaatgccTTTGAAATTGCACCAAGGGACCACCCTAATGTTATTCTTGTTGCCAAATCCgtcgaagataaaaatagttGGATGGCGGATCTTGTAATGTTGAATACAAAGAGTATGTTAGAAAGAACTTTGGACAGTATCCTTTTAGATGAAGAAAGGAAACATCCTTTAAAGTTACCTCCACcacatttatacaaatttgccGAACAGGATAGCccagaaaatattgttttagaaGCGAGAGAAAATGGAGGTGTACTATTAATTAAAGGCGCAACTTTGGTTAAATTGGTAGAAAGATTAACTTATCATATATATGCTGATCCAGCTTTTGTACGAACATTCCTTACTACTTATaggtacataaatattttaaaattatataaaatatatattatttataattataattatataaattatataaaataatataacattttattaaattttattattaaaataatttttttaaaataaatttttattctctttttgtaGGAGTTTTTGCTCACCACAGGAACTATTGactttattaatagaaagattCGACATACCGGATCCATCATTAGTTTATGGtgaggaagaaaaatcttctGGTTGTAAAACAACTGTTAGAGAAGATTGgaaaagatatagaaaagaattttgtcAACCTGTTCAATTCAgagttttaaatgttttaagacATTGggtttgtaattttaatatagttattttaaattataataataataataatataataattttataatacttacttaaatattttttatatcaggttgatcatcatttttatgatttcgAACGCGATAGAAATCTTTTAGAAAGATTACAATCGTTTCTAGACACAGTAAGTGGAAAATCGATGAGAAAATGGGTAGAttcagtaataaaaattgtgcaaAGAAAATGTGAACCTTCAGAACAACGACCTATTACATTTAGTTTTGAACGATCTCCACCACCTATTGAATGGCATTTAAAAGTTCCTGAAGAAGAATGGGGAATATTAAcggtaatatattataaatataataaatataattaatataattaatattatttatactatatagaaaaataaatcactttttaattattatagttacaTCCAATTGAATTAGCAAgacaattaactttattagaGTTTGAATTATATAGAACTGTAAAACCTTCAGAATTAGTTGGATCAGTATGGActaagaaagataaagaaaaaacatcacctaatttactaaaaatgataaaacataCAACAAatgtaagtaatattttttttatatttcatcttatatattttaaaaaaattttaaataatttttaatttttaatttttatagtttacaCGGTGGCTAGAAAAAACAATAGTAGAAActgaaaatttagaagaaagagTCGCAATTGTATCGCGAgcaattgaaattatgatGGTGCTTCAAGATCTTAATAACTTTAATGGTGTATTAGCAATTGTTAGCGCAATGGGATCTGCATCCGTTTTTaggttaaaatttacatttcaagtatgttaaaattattaaaatttttaaataattttaatacataaaaaacaaataaattttattatatttacagcaAATACCAGCACGATTGGAAAAAGCTCTCGAAGAAGCTCGAGAACTAAATAATGgtcattttcgaaaatatcaagaaaaattacgaTCTATTAATCCACCTTGTGTACCATTTTTTGGTAAATAATAAGGAATAAAACAttctaattgttaaattttttaatttgattaaatttttacaaataaatttttgtaggCATGTACCTGACCAATATCTTACACATTGAAGAAGGTAATCCAGATTATCTACGAGGAAGTCCagaacttataaattttagtaaacGGCGAAAAGTGGCAGAAATAACTGGAGAGATTCAACAGTATCAAAATCAACCGTACTGTCTTTTAGTGGAGCCTAGAATAAGACATTTTATTGAGAATTTGTCACCTTTTGATCCAAATATGAAAGAAGCCGATATAagcaattatttgtataataaaagtttagaaGTAGAACCCAGAGGTTGTAGACAACCTCCTAGAgttgtaagttttttttaaattgttacagTACAGcatgcatataataatatcatttttactaattattgtttttttttgtagtcTCGTAAATGGCCGGACTTAAACTTAAAATCACCAGGCATTAAAGCTAGAAGTTTAAGCGGTAAATTGCCAGCTCCATTGCAAGCTGTAGCTTCAAGTGTAAGATTACATGATCCTCCTCCGGAAGCACCACCACCAGAATTACCAGAAACTCCTCCACATACTTCACATATTATAGTTTCTCATGTAGGGGACCACACAGTCTTTGCACCTGTACTACTAGGAGGTTTGTATAccataatattgaatttagcATGcgctttttacaaattttatttcttctaaataaaattatttttattttgttatgtaGTATGCTTAGATAGATAGTAGATGTATGTTACTATTAATATAGGTACAGCTCAACCTCCAGGTTCACCAGGTCCTCTCAGTATGTCGGGACTTTCGATCAGCTCGCCAGGTAGCAGTCCACAGTTAGGATCACCTGGTCATTTGCCAGTTCCGCATCATCAACCACAGAATCATTTTGGCTTTAATTCTGGTACAATAGGTGTAATGGGAGCCTTAACTGGTATGCCATCATCAAGTGGAAGTCCTAGTGCTGCTATGccacctcctccttctcctagCCACATACCTCCTATTCAACCTCCACCTCCTTTGCCACCAAGATCTCATAGAAAACGAGAAAGTTCTATTAGTGAGTCACCACAAcaggtaaattaaaaaaaattcatttaatttattttttattcaaattacgtattttatattataatatattttgtatcatttatttttggatatatAGGCGAGACAAGCTCCAAATGCACCAATACTTCCTCCACGAGATGGTACGTCTCCACCACCATTACCGCCACGAAAAGATTTACCTTCGGTGATGTTACCACCTCGCCTTCCTACAACGTTAAATCCAAGTTGTTCAGCGTTACTCGCTAGGCGGAATTCGACGTTGGAGAACACGTGTTCGAGTACTGTTCATCCACGAAGACATATGTCTTTCAATGGGCCCAGTCCTACAAAACTTCCACCTACGCAACCTAAtggtaaaaatattagattatatcaagaattttcttatataaaattaaaaatctttatacgatttatattttaaattttacattttaatattaaattttccaagttCATCTTGcatataattgtttcattataatttttttacaatatttatgataaatttcagGATCGGTAACACCAAGACTACCGCCAAAACCATTGCCGGGACGTCCACCAACTACCATGTTTAATTTCAATGCTCCTCCTGGATCTAGTTAAGTGTTACATCTTCCTACCTCTTACCTAAATTAAATCGCATCTTTTGGAATTTAGAAATCGAGATTTAGTCCACTCAGAAGGATTAGTCGAGTCGAATATTTTGCTTGTAcagtatattttacaaattcataCTGTTTACGtaacatttttacaaaaaaatttcataggaATGCATTCAAAATTCCATGTTAATGTATTTACCACAATTTTTTAGCCAAATATTTGAAGCATAATTGGTAAATGCATTGATGCGAGAGAATAATCCAACGAAATTTTATCGTGATATAGCTTATACGTGATGAGATGCTGTTACATTCCTTTTTACAATttgtctttttaatatatgtgacatatttttattgaaagtttatttttcgaaaggatATAGAATGTTTTATCgcatatagtatatttttagaggtttttttatcaaatatatagtgACTATATAGTGactatatagtaaatataaggCTTTATATCCTGTTCGATTGAATAAACTAAGTTGAAGCCATTCATCTTTGAAAGAtatctaaaaatgaaatttgtacaGTTTGcctaactaaaaaaaaaatatatatatatatatatatcaatctcTGTTGTTCAAatctacaaaatatttttataaattaacagaAGAGAATTGCTTTGATAATTTTGCATATCTGAATCATATATCGCAATATAATGCATGTTAGTTCTAATACACATActgataaaaataagcaaaGAAAAACCAAAATTATTTCTGCAATAATATAGGGgcgaaaacatttatttacaaaaaacattttacctaataaataactttatcaCACGTATGCATGCGTATAcacgtgtatgtgtatatatatatatatacacttttttctacaaaatgcccaaaaaaatgtaaatttagcacaaaagcaataatattacaaaaatatatgttattataagaTGGATCGCtacaaatgattttattcgtagaaaatttagaataaaaagaagcaaataaaaaaacatgaaaattctttctcatttttaaaattgcacatgaaatgatgaattacatttttatgatttgCCATTTAAACGCctataacgatatatttttgaaaaaggtaTAGATGATTGTATAAATAGgataaatattgcatattatataaacagatTGAGGAATGTAGGATACATTTCATCGCATTCGTTTACTAGAATTATGGCTAACAAATTTTAAGTTCAGGTGTCCATCAGATCCAGGAGATCTGACTGAATGGACTATGTATCGATTTCAGTCATCCGAATGGTCTCCTTTTctttaaaacaagaaaaaagtaaaaaaaaaagatctctaTCTATCCCTCAACACAACTGTGATAcacttttagattttaaaaaggaagCAGAAGACGCAAGAAAGTGCAGTATGGAATGAATTATATGCcaatatgcatataaaattatacatataaatcgtGAAAtcaatagcaaaaaaaaaagtaaatatgtacatgtatattattataaatatattctatagtaattattgtaataatgtcAAGCATAAAATGgagaatgaaatattgaaattatgtaCAATAAAGAGTATATTGtgtaaattttgagaaaatcttTTGTCCttcacattaataaatatttaacagctGATAATGAATGATAACAAGCAATAGAAACACAATTTggctattatttatattttttattaatcggtACTTTCGTATTtctattatgtaatattatgatttaaaaattattttatagaaattttattaataattttatagaattaataattttatagaaaatagagTACCATAttcaatgtattataaaagaagttttttttttaattacgtatatattaatactgaaagtattatataagtCACACATATATTTAGTCGTATgatcaaatgttaaaaatttttaaaatgattttcggTATATCTTTGAAAAGTATTGATATACATTTGGCATTTATTACAACATCACATGTTAATTTGattgttttttgtttcttgttcacatattttatgcaatttttttaaaatatcacaattAATGTTCTATTTATTTGTACTTGTTATTCCGATATTTATATAGGATTTTaccatcataaatattatttacataacgATACAAGTAAATAGTTTTTGTACAAATAAGCGAggcattcaaaaaatattttttaagtatctCAAGAAATacaatctatatatctatgaatctattttaaaatcatgttACCTCCCATACAGTCGAACCATCACTGTTTCTATTGTGTCTGGAAGCTACATCAACATGGGCATCTAAACCATCACTTAATTTACTAAAGCGTCTTGCCCAACTACCTCTACCACCACCTGCAGCTCTTCCAATGCTACCTGCTTCTCTAAgcattgataaaatatcatcatcgtCTTCTCTACTTTTAATACCTTTTTCATACTTAGCTTCTTGAGCAAGTAAACGTTCTCGTTGAAGTTGAGTTGCCAAAGAACGAGGTACGGCTGGTATCACATAACTCATTATGCCAGTTAAAGCGAAAACAATGTGTTCAAAAACAACAACGAAGGCTAAACGAGCTGCGAAAACATGCCAATATTGCGGGCTTAGTCCATATGGATCGTTAGCATGATCCGGTCCATTTCTATAGCCTCTATATTGACACGTTTCCGGATGATGAGTATCCATATCGCTTTTCATATCATCTCGATAATCTGATGTATTAAATTCTGATAAAGAACTATCAATATAACCCACTAAATCTTCTGTGGGTGAGTAAACGATAGCATATACGCTACGAGGGATGAAATCTGATGTGTATGCAATAACGAATGCATTCGATACTACAGCAACGTAAGTTACTCCACGTAATATGCCGTACCAAGCTCCTATATCTTGCACTCTTTCTGCTAATGGTCTTCTCGCTTCTTTTACCATTTTATATGCATCTAATCGTATTTCAGCTATATTGTTCAATAACGCAAACAATGGCGCTAATGGAAATGCAGCGACGAACAAAGTCACAAATCCATATTGTAAAATCATTTCCAAATATTCATCAAAGAGCGCGAGTCTTCCAGGATCTTGCAATTGATAATCTTTCTCCCAATAAGTATACGGTCTGCCATGATCTTTCGTAGCAGCAATATGATTTCTTTTACGCCACCAATTCCACATTTTTGGtgataatatttctacaaaattattgaaacattgCTTGCCTACCATTATAATAGCAAGTTGTATACAAAGTTCCGACAAACATCCAGCTGGATCGCACACGTCTGTTTTTATACGAGAAAATTCTGTAGCTCTTGCATCGGCATCTCCAGGATGAACATAAAACCTTCCTTTAAAGAAGGCTATATAAATAAGGGACGAATAGAAATTgacaaattcgaataaaaatatcttgaatgTAAAACTAGATTCGTATTCAGTTTGTGTTCTAGGATTTTCCATGTTCACCATCCATCGTGCTAAACGATGATACACTCGTGTAAGGATCATAATAATCACTAAATTAATAAGGGCTGCAGTCATAGAGGTGAAAATCTTTGCGTGTTTCTGTAAAAATGGACCTCCACCTTCATAAAATACGGATACTAAcgatattcgagaaataatagTTCCCAGTACAGCACCCAAAACAACGCATAtctaaacataaatttattatttaaaatttattacaataaaatttattgcaataaatGTTATGAGATGTATAATTACCATAAAAAATACTATAGAACCTGTAGTACAAGAACGTAAAGCCTTAGACCATACTGGTAAATAAGGTTCTCTTTCTCTGGTTACAGgatttattcgaaatgttTTTACTGTAGTTTCAAATTCAGGTCGAGGCTCTTCTTCGCTTTCAACATTTTGAAGATCCCATTCCCAAATTATCACAGCTTGTCTTCGTTTCCATAGTTCAAGAAATGTCGTGgctaaaatattgaaaaaaaataaaaaatattctttatgacattattaaattatgtattataccccaaaaaaaaataaatatgtagcATACCCCAAAATGACATAAAAATAGCAAAGAAGACAGTAGCAggattatcgaataaataagttaattttgaaaataagcaGGATTCGCCGAGTCTTTGATAGCTACATGCTTTATCGCAGATAGgacataatgtaatatttcctaagagaaatgatttttgttagtaaaatgaaaaattatgaaataagattaagattgtataaaataaaaatacctgCTATATTATAATCACATATTTCTCTACTCGGTACATTGTCAGGTCCATCCATACTTCCTACGCCATACATAAAACACAAAAGGCCAACAATCGCTGGTGCGTATAAACATTTTGTGTAAAATCCTAGCCATGCAAAATAAAGAGCTACTTTTTCTCCAAAATATCGTCTGATTAACCATAAAGGTTGTCTTTTGTacctaaaagaaataatagagatagaaatataataaagataaaataaaaattatttaataaaatataatcacttatatttcataatattcataatataattaaataaactaaaaaaatgagtgataataaaattaccatTGCGAAGGTCTGGcccatattaaatataataaatgtctaTCTAAATTTTCACCATTTAAACCAGGTTTGTTATACGGACCCTCGTGCAAAGAATAACAATCAAGATAAGTGCCATCTGCTAAAAGTCTTCGGATACCTGCCTTTTCGTGATTTTCATCATATCGTgctcttaataaaatttgcattactATTAAAGATCTTTGAGCAGGAGTATAAGCTGTATCTCTATCTTTTACTACAAatctataaaagtataatatatataagtaaataaatatttaatttattttatatttttacctttCTTCTCGATCACCAGAATCAATACTATCATAAAAACTAGGTTCTTCCGGATATTTCTTTGTATCCCAAGTATGTATCTCTTTTACCCATTGTATCCATCTTTCCCAAAATTTCGGACTTTCTTTCACATCCTCATTGCtttgctaataataatataaataatataaataaatattaaaattaaaagataagaattttctttaaaggacattataaattaaaaaattacattgatataaatataaataattaaattttgaaaaatttcataaacttACCCAAGCTTTAACAGATATAGTGATAAATCTTTTGGTGggcaatttcaaattcattactTCAGCATATTGAACTTTAATTTTCCATGGAATGTGTAACTTTAAGAAATAAGTTTTTCCgtcaaaagaattttcttttggttctaattctaattgcaaaccttcttttaataaattttgttgaaaaacaCGTCTTTGCTCCTTTCGACGTGCTTCTAATTCAGTCATTACTCCACTATTTTCTTCATGATATACCAAAACCATATCAATGCGTCTACGACCGTCTCtgcaagtaatatatatatataatgtattattatctaataaattataataattaaaatttattgttaattgttattaatcaaatatttcatattagattaatcctaaaaaattattaaaaattatattatttataaactaatgtaaattatttaaaattatttaaaattaatttaaaattatttaatgttaattttataaatttatttcatatttatttatcataaaattacttCAATCATTTCATTCCCAAGTCGTTTTAAgcttttcgagaattttaaaattgtataaaaattattttattttttattttttcgatttaagatcattttaagattatttatgtcaaattagatttttttaaaattgttaaagactttcaaatatcatttctatataatttaaataataattacttaaatgttgtttattttattttaaaattattaagtggaacaaataatttctttggGAAAGAAatgagattattatatatacatattagaattcttttaaaataatctaataataaagaaaatagatagcacataatatcgttaaatcttaaattaaattagacacGAACGAAAGGAATCAGGTAAACACATTAAGacataaaattgcaataatctAATTCGCTAGTCAcgcaataagaaaattaattatataaactttttttatacatcGTGGGTTTTGTAATatcatgtacatatattattttctaataataatatccttGATAAGAATATTCTTGACtagctatattatttttgcctGTTATACAtactgttatttttttttttaaactactaattaaaatattaaaattacaacacaacaataaaatattagaattaaaattctaattatgaataaaattaattaatttaattttaaatttatttttttataagaaaaaaaaataaaatcaaattaatcagaataagtcaaagaaaattagttagaaaaaattaattgattacaaATTAATGTCATTACAGACCGGAAATAAAGTGTTTCAGGATCTATTTCCGTTTCTGAAGATGAATCCTTTTGTAACAAAGAATCTCTTGGTACatcattagaaaatattggTGTTCCTGGTAATGGTGGTGTATCTTCTGGAGTCGTTGGTACTGTAAGTTTAGGACCTATTAAggataaaaacattttcaaactaactttaaaacttcaaaattcaatatattaatatgtaactATCTGTAACTAAAGTaatcattctttaaataattgctatgtataaaataaacaaactttgtaaaaatattatttttccaaaataacttttgaacgtataaatgaaattgtcaGCATCTGTTGCATGAAATTTCAATctgttattatatcttatttaaattaaataaaactaatcaACATCCTTTGACCTTGAAAATCCAGAAGATCGCGTAAAAAATGTACGCTCAATATCGTCATGTATgtcatgtataaattttaaaataatataaagggTATAGTAATCATCATCAAAAGTttcatgttatataaaatcaaaaaggaAGATAATAATAGGAGACACGTGTTGGTTTGACGATGGTCCGATAGTCATAAAGTCTTTACGGTTGCGATGAAGTTACGGATACATTATTCATATCTATTATTCGTGACACACTgacattcatatatatattgatcgtAGTTTATTGACTTAGGCCTATTTCAACTATAAGGCCAACATGTAATTGCAAATACATATtccgaatatatatgtatcgaattcttttcaacttcttcttaattaattcgaatgttctttattacatttttttttaaatataaatagaaaacaaaaaaattaaaaaaacttttacatctcaatataaataatataaataatatatatatataaataaatataaataaaaaaaattaatgaaaaaaagaaataaaacagaaaaaaaaaagaaaagaatcaaaaaatttatttgaatcctACCAAAAGCGTCCCGAGCAGTCAAATTTGTTCCCGATGGATAAATATTGGTTCTGGATaatttcttgttaatttttgGCGATTCATTTGATTGAATaccatttttattcatttcgtatattatttctttgttatttccaatttttacgcTTTTGTTCATAGTAGGAGAATTTGATATAACTGAGGCTGCCGTTTTTTGGGGTGAAGAACTGGTTGATGATGCTTTCGATGGCGAATTTCTCATTTCCGTTCCATTCACATTCGTTTGAGATTCATTCGAGCTTGATTCGGTAATAATTGTATTGCTAGTAGACAAACTTTGCCGTCTACTGTGATTAttctaaacaaataatttttattaattatattttatccaatatatattttattaaattattcgtttgttttttaataaaaaaaattagaattaataatgttttattattttgttagtaaagtctttaattaattatgtatattaatatgttgttCATATCAtctaacttattattattatgtactaCTAATGACTtaatgatatgaaatatttattcaaagaaacatttatcacgtaaatatctttcatttgtattgtatagcatattatagaataaataatgcgTGACTAGTTTAGTGATCGATTATTTACGTacattttattcgaaagattCATTGATTAGATCAAGATAAAATAacgatgcaatttttaaaatattcattgtttttattcataatagtATCATTAAAAGTTCATATAGATCTTTTATGTATAATCGTAAAAtagatcataaaaatttattaacgagaaaataaaaagaaaaagataaacaaaaagaatataaaaatatgatacctGTGTTTCATCTTCGACTTGAAGCTCACTACTATCCATTGcgtttaattaagtttaataaataatgccaAAAAGTCAccgatgatatttaaaaaaaatgcacaTTTCGCGATAATCTTGATCAATGTTGTCATTCTGTAC
This DNA window, taken from Apis mellifera strain DH4 linkage group LG12, Amel_HAv3.1, whole genome shotgun sequence, encodes the following:
- the LOC552711 gene encoding anoctamin-4 isoform X1, giving the protein MDSSELQVEDETQNNHSRRQSLSTSNTIITESSSNESQTNVNGTEMRNSPSKASSTSSSPQKTAASVISNSPTMNKSVKIGNNKEIIYEMNKNGIQSNESPKINKKLSRTNIYPSGTNLTARDAFGPKLTVPTTPEDTPPLPGTPIFSNDVPRDSLLQKDSSSETEIDPETLYFRDGRRRIDMVLVYHEENSGVMTELEARRKEQRRVFQQNLLKEGLQLELEPKENSFDGKTYFLKLHIPWKIKVQYAEVMNLKLPTKRFITISVKAWQSNEDVKESPKFWERWIQWVKEIHTWDTKKYPEEPSFYDSIDSGDREERFVVKDRDTAYTPAQRSLIVMQILLRARYDENHEKAGIRRLLADGTYLDCYSLHEGPYNKPGLNGENLDRHLLYLIWARPSQWYKRQPLWLIRRYFGEKVALYFAWLGFYTKCLYAPAIVGLLCFMYGVGSMDGPDNVPSREICDYNIAGNITLCPICDKACSYQRLGESCLFSKLTYLFDNPATVFFAIFMSFWATTFLELWKRRQAVIIWEWDLQNVESEEEPRPEFETTVKTFRINPVTREREPYLPVWSKALRSCTTGSIVFFMICVVLGAVLGTIISRISLVSVFYEGGGPFLQKHAKIFTSMTAALINLVIIMILTRVYHRLARWMVNMENPRTQTEYESSFTFKIFLFEFVNFYSSLIYIAFFKGRFYVHPGDADARATEFSRIKTDVCDPAGCLSELCIQLAIIMVGKQCFNNFVEILSPKMWNWWRKRNHIAATKDHGRPYTYWEKDYQLQDPGRLALFDEYLEMILQYGFVTLFVAAFPLAPLFALLNNIAEIRLDAYKMVKEARRPLAERVQDIGAWYGILRGVTYVAVVSNAFVIAYTSDFIPRSVYAIVYSPTEDLVGYIDSSLSEFNTSDYRDDMKSDMDTHHPETCQYRGYRNGPDHANDPYGLSPQYWHVFAARLAFVVVFEHIVFALTGIMSYVIPAVPRSLATQLQRERLLAQEAKYEKGIKSREDDDDILSMLREAGSIGRAAGGGRGSWARRFSKLSDGLDAHVDVASRHNRNSDGSTVWEVT
- the LOC552711 gene encoding anoctamin-4 isoform X2, giving the protein MDSSELQVEDETQNNHSRRQSLSTSNTIITESSSNESQTNVNGTEMRNSPSKASSTSSSPQKTAASVISNSPTMNKSVKIGNNKEIIYEMNKNGIQSNESPKINKKLSRTNIYPSGTNLTARDAFVPTTPEDTPPLPGTPIFSNDVPRDSLLQKDSSSETEIDPETLYFRDGRRRIDMVLVYHEENSGVMTELEARRKEQRRVFQQNLLKEGLQLELEPKENSFDGKTYFLKLHIPWKIKVQYAEVMNLKLPTKRFITISVKAWQSNEDVKESPKFWERWIQWVKEIHTWDTKKYPEEPSFYDSIDSGDREERFVVKDRDTAYTPAQRSLIVMQILLRARYDENHEKAGIRRLLADGTYLDCYSLHEGPYNKPGLNGENLDRHLLYLIWARPSQWYKRQPLWLIRRYFGEKVALYFAWLGFYTKCLYAPAIVGLLCFMYGVGSMDGPDNVPSREICDYNIAGNITLCPICDKACSYQRLGESCLFSKLTYLFDNPATVFFAIFMSFWATTFLELWKRRQAVIIWEWDLQNVESEEEPRPEFETTVKTFRINPVTREREPYLPVWSKALRSCTTGSIVFFMICVVLGAVLGTIISRISLVSVFYEGGGPFLQKHAKIFTSMTAALINLVIIMILTRVYHRLARWMVNMENPRTQTEYESSFTFKIFLFEFVNFYSSLIYIAFFKGRFYVHPGDADARATEFSRIKTDVCDPAGCLSELCIQLAIIMVGKQCFNNFVEILSPKMWNWWRKRNHIAATKDHGRPYTYWEKDYQLQDPGRLALFDEYLEMILQYGFVTLFVAAFPLAPLFALLNNIAEIRLDAYKMVKEARRPLAERVQDIGAWYGILRGVTYVAVVSNAFVIAYTSDFIPRSVYAIVYSPTEDLVGYIDSSLSEFNTSDYRDDMKSDMDTHHPETCQYRGYRNGPDHANDPYGLSPQYWHVFAARLAFVVVFEHIVFALTGIMSYVIPAVPRSLATQLQRERLLAQEAKYEKGIKSREDDDDILSMLREAGSIGRAAGGGRGSWARRFSKLSDGLDAHVDVASRHNRNSDGSTVWEVT